The following coding sequences are from one Leptolyngbya sp. NIES-3755 window:
- a CDS encoding Sec-independent protein translocase protein tatA/E-like protein (similar to AA sequence:cyanobase_aa:LBDG_02580) has translation MFNLGWVEIGVVCLVALLVFGPKKIPELGGAFGKTLRNFKEGMNEVDETEQTEDDRA, from the coding sequence ATGTTTAATTTGGGATGGGTCGAAATTGGAGTCGTTTGTCTAGTCGCTCTTTTAGTGTTTGGACCCAAAAAGATTCCTGAACTCGGTGGAGCCTTCGGAAAGACCCTTCGCAACTTCAAAGAAGGCATGAACGAGGTTGATGAAACTGAGCAAACCGAAGACGATCGCGCTTAG
- a CDS encoding phosphoketolase (similar to AA sequence:cyanobase_aa:LBDG_41120), producing MTVANSAPAKTPLSPDELRKMNAYWCAANYLSVGQIYLRDNPLLKEPLKIEQVKPRLLGHWGTTPGLNFIYVHFNRLIQRYDLNSIYIAGPGHGGPGMVANTYLEGTYTEFYPHITQDEEGLDKLFTQFSYPGGIPSHAAPETPGSIHEGGELGYSIAHAYGAAFDNPDLFVCCVVGDGEAETGALATSWHSNKFINPARDGAVLPILHLNGYKIANPTVLARLSDRELEHLFVGYGYKPYFVEGDDPETMHQLMAATLDEIVQEIHGIQREARTHGFKERPQFPMIILRTPKGWTGPKVVDGVQIENTFRAHQVPLSEMASKPDHLRMLEEWMRSYKPEELFDEKGKLISELAELAPKGDRRMGANPHANGGVLLKALKMPEFEDFAVPVDNPGQVETESTRVLGQFLRDVMRLNAENHNFRVMSPDENNSNRLNAVLEATDRIFTGEILPNDDHISLDGRVMEVLSEHLCQGWLEGYLLTGRHGFFSCYEAFIHIVDSMFNQHAKWLEACRHIPWRRSIASMNYLLTSHVWRQDHNGFTHQDPGFIDVVLNKKPSVVRVYLPPDANTLLSVADHCLRSRHYVNVIIAGKQPQLQWLDMESAIAHCTAGIGIWEWASNDRGTDPDVVLACAGDVPTLETLAAVDFLRYHFPDLKVRVVNVVDLMTLQPPKEHPHGLSDRDFDSIFTTDKPIIFAFHGYPWLVHRLTYRRTNHENLHVRGYKEEGTTTTPFDMVVLNDLDRFHLAMDVIDRVPKLLTKGAYVKQIARDKLTEHKRYIVEHGKDMPEVEDWKWGYYSRGNTGKTIIPQTESGSSTQGDDDTAKAGH from the coding sequence ATGACAGTTGCAAACTCCGCTCCTGCTAAGACTCCGTTGAGTCCGGACGAATTGCGTAAGATGAATGCCTATTGGTGTGCTGCGAACTATCTGTCAGTTGGACAAATCTATTTAAGAGACAATCCTTTACTCAAAGAACCTTTAAAGATTGAACAGGTCAAACCTCGCTTGCTCGGACATTGGGGCACGACTCCCGGTTTGAATTTCATCTATGTGCATTTCAATCGCTTGATTCAGCGGTATGACTTGAATTCGATCTACATTGCAGGACCCGGACATGGTGGACCTGGAATGGTTGCGAATACTTATTTAGAAGGGACTTACACCGAGTTTTACCCACACATCACACAAGACGAAGAAGGACTAGACAAGCTATTCACACAGTTCTCTTATCCCGGTGGAATTCCAAGCCATGCTGCACCGGAAACGCCCGGATCAATTCATGAAGGCGGCGAATTGGGGTATTCGATCGCTCATGCTTATGGAGCCGCATTCGATAATCCCGATCTGTTCGTTTGCTGTGTCGTTGGAGATGGAGAAGCCGAAACGGGCGCTCTAGCCACCAGTTGGCACTCGAATAAATTCATCAATCCCGCTCGTGATGGGGCGGTGTTGCCCATTCTGCATTTGAACGGATACAAGATTGCAAATCCGACCGTTTTGGCAAGGTTAAGCGATCGAGAATTAGAGCATCTTTTCGTCGGTTACGGCTACAAGCCTTATTTTGTCGAAGGGGATGATCCGGAAACGATGCACCAGTTAATGGCAGCGACGCTGGATGAAATTGTCCAAGAAATCCACGGGATTCAACGAGAAGCGAGAACACACGGATTTAAGGAACGTCCGCAGTTTCCGATGATAATTCTCAGAACTCCGAAAGGATGGACGGGACCCAAAGTGGTCGATGGTGTGCAGATTGAAAATACGTTCCGAGCGCACCAAGTTCCGCTGTCTGAGATGGCAAGCAAGCCCGATCACTTGCGAATGCTCGAAGAATGGATGAGAAGCTATAAGCCAGAAGAATTGTTCGATGAGAAAGGTAAACTGATTTCAGAATTGGCAGAACTCGCTCCGAAAGGCGATCGCAGAATGGGAGCCAATCCCCATGCAAATGGTGGTGTGTTGCTCAAAGCGCTGAAAATGCCAGAGTTCGAGGATTTTGCAGTTCCGGTTGACAATCCAGGACAGGTTGAAACCGAATCAACACGAGTACTCGGTCAGTTCTTACGCGATGTGATGCGACTGAATGCAGAGAATCACAATTTCCGAGTGATGTCGCCAGACGAGAACAATTCCAACCGATTGAATGCAGTTTTAGAAGCCACCGATCGCATCTTCACAGGCGAGATTTTGCCGAACGATGATCATATTTCGCTCGATGGTCGGGTGATGGAAGTCTTGAGCGAACATCTTTGCCAAGGTTGGTTAGAGGGCTATTTGCTCACCGGACGACATGGATTTTTCTCGTGTTATGAAGCCTTTATTCACATCGTCGATTCGATGTTTAACCAACACGCGAAATGGTTAGAGGCTTGTCGTCACATTCCTTGGAGAAGATCGATCGCATCAATGAACTATTTACTGACTTCGCACGTTTGGCGACAAGATCACAATGGTTTTACGCACCAAGATCCAGGCTTCATTGATGTGGTTCTAAATAAGAAACCCAGCGTGGTTCGGGTATATCTGCCACCGGATGCGAATACGTTACTATCGGTTGCTGATCATTGTTTGCGGAGTCGGCACTATGTGAATGTGATCATTGCTGGAAAACAGCCTCAGTTGCAATGGTTAGATATGGAAAGCGCGATCGCACATTGCACCGCTGGAATTGGAATTTGGGAATGGGCGAGTAACGATCGAGGCACTGATCCAGATGTAGTACTGGCTTGTGCAGGTGATGTTCCAACGCTTGAAACCCTTGCAGCAGTGGACTTTCTGCGTTACCACTTCCCAGATTTGAAAGTTCGAGTGGTGAATGTGGTGGACTTAATGACCTTACAACCGCCAAAAGAACATCCACATGGATTATCCGATCGAGATTTTGATTCGATCTTTACAACCGATAAGCCGATCATTTTCGCGTTTCATGGTTATCCGTGGTTAGTTCACCGTCTCACCTACCGCCGCACGAATCACGAGAATCTGCATGTACGCGGTTACAAAGAAGAAGGGACAACGACTACGCCCTTTGATATGGTTGTGCTGAATGATTTGGATCGATTTCATTTAGCGATGGATGTGATCGATCGAGTTCCTAAGCTGTTAACGAAAGGGGCTTATGTCAAACAAATCGCACGAGATAAATTGACGGAACACAAACGTTATATTGTGGAACACGGAAAAGATATGCCAGAAGTCGAAGATTGGAAATGGGGATATTACAGTCGAGGTAATACTGGAAAAACTATAATTCCTCAAACCGAAAGTGGCTCATCGACGCAAGGTGACGACGACACAGCGAAGGCAGGACATTAG
- a CDS encoding hypothetical protein (hypothetical protein Npun_F0502;~similar to AA sequence:cyanobase_aa:LBDG_18710): MTQTVETFFEEGLERYKAGEAPETLIPVFKEICDRSRKTGSAWTCLAWLYLLADKPALALPAAQKAVKLVPQDAQARINLVLAMLDLSKPGVRTHIEMAQQLTFAVEELRDEVQQNIEDGLARKPDWKSLQKVKAWLFES; encoded by the coding sequence ATGACTCAAACCGTCGAAACCTTTTTTGAAGAGGGACTGGAGCGCTATAAAGCTGGAGAAGCCCCAGAAACTTTGATTCCAGTGTTTAAAGAAATCTGTGATCGATCGCGCAAAACGGGGTCAGCTTGGACTTGTTTAGCTTGGCTCTATTTATTAGCAGATAAGCCTGCTCTGGCACTTCCCGCTGCACAAAAAGCGGTGAAACTGGTTCCCCAAGATGCCCAAGCTCGAATTAATCTCGTTCTTGCGATGCTGGATCTGTCGAAACCGGGAGTTAGAACGCATATCGAAATGGCACAGCAGTTAACGTTTGCGGTCGAAGAATTGCGCGATGAAGTTCAGCAAAATATCGAAGATGGACTGGCAAGAAAACCAGATTGGAAAAGTCTACAAAAAGTGAAAGCATGGCTCTTTGAGTCCTAA
- a CDS encoding serine/threonine protein kinase (similar to AA sequence:cyanobase_aa:LBDG_01110) has product MSLSAYPFPPQADLTQFPELLRDRYQMSRLLGRGGFGVTYLARDVRLPGSPRCVIKQLCPKVQDPSALKKARQRFEQEARALAKLGSHSQIPQLLDYFELDGEFYLAQEFIRGRTLAQDVHKFGVWTEATVKQFLKEFLPLLQYVHKQRVIHRDIKPSNIVRCKDDGRWVLIDFGAVKERVAFSDPHSRSMATHFVGTIGFAPIEQVAMRPTYASDIYALGVTCLYLLSGRVPKEHDYDPYTGELLWQNLVNVSDYFGRILDKMLKANTHDRFKSADDVFRALELEAHLETLRPCLSNHPLSQAESIPGNDEFISPLVRTAMAIRAWQARLAARQAKDQSNF; this is encoded by the coding sequence ATGAGCTTATCTGCCTATCCATTTCCGCCTCAAGCCGATTTGACGCAATTTCCCGAATTGTTGCGCGATCGATATCAGATGAGTCGACTGCTCGGTCGGGGTGGCTTTGGTGTGACCTATTTGGCACGAGATGTTCGTCTGCCTGGAAGTCCGCGCTGTGTGATTAAGCAACTCTGCCCCAAGGTTCAAGATCCGTCTGCACTGAAAAAAGCTCGTCAGCGATTTGAACAAGAAGCGAGAGCTTTAGCGAAACTCGGTAGCCATTCGCAAATTCCGCAATTATTGGACTATTTTGAGCTTGACGGCGAGTTCTATTTGGCACAAGAATTCATTCGCGGTCGAACCCTGGCTCAAGATGTACATAAATTTGGAGTCTGGACAGAAGCGACCGTGAAACAGTTTCTCAAAGAATTTCTGCCTCTGCTGCAATATGTTCACAAACAGCGAGTGATTCACCGCGATATCAAACCCTCCAATATTGTGCGCTGTAAAGATGATGGACGCTGGGTTTTAATCGATTTTGGAGCGGTAAAAGAACGAGTTGCCTTTTCTGATCCGCATTCTCGATCGATGGCTACACATTTTGTCGGGACGATCGGATTTGCCCCGATCGAACAGGTTGCGATGCGTCCAACTTATGCCAGTGATATTTACGCGCTCGGTGTGACTTGCTTGTATCTGTTATCCGGTCGCGTTCCCAAAGAGCATGACTACGATCCTTACACGGGCGAGTTGTTGTGGCAGAATTTGGTGAATGTCAGTGATTATTTTGGGCGAATTCTCGACAAGATGTTGAAGGCAAACACGCATGATCGATTTAAATCGGCTGATGATGTGTTTCGGGCATTGGAACTTGAAGCGCATTTAGAGACATTGCGTCCTTGTCTCAGCAATCATCCGCTATCTCAAGCTGAATCGATTCCAGGCAATGATGAATTTATTTCGCCCCTAGTTAGAACGGCAATGGCGATTCGAGCATGGCAAGCTAGACTGGCGGCACGACAAGCGAAAGATCAATCGAATTTCTAA
- a CDS encoding hypothetical protein (similar to AA sequence:cyanobase_aa:CYB_2724): MQHRSLKFIRSLGLRFWLLLPVLGAFAWIVSGWATDWMLTRSSLSDKAFVLESSADSAVVVVRSIDVAIQEQGAIVTVLTRNQPLSKLEFRFPYTDSDKIERSIAQVLGLSRSQVNQVTRYNRLK; encoded by the coding sequence ATGCAACATCGATCGCTAAAATTTATCCGATCGCTCGGTCTCAGATTTTGGTTATTGCTGCCCGTTCTAGGTGCATTCGCTTGGATTGTCAGCGGATGGGCAACCGATTGGATGCTAACCCGATCGAGCCTTTCCGATAAAGCTTTCGTGCTCGAATCCTCTGCGGATTCTGCTGTTGTCGTCGTGCGATCGATTGATGTGGCAATTCAAGAGCAAGGCGCGATCGTCACGGTTCTCACTCGCAATCAACCGTTGAGCAAATTAGAATTTCGCTTTCCTTATACGGATTCAGACAAGATTGAACGATCGATTGCTCAAGTTTTGGGATTATCGCGATCGCAAGTCAATCAAGTAACTCGCTACAACAGGCTAAAATGA
- a CDS encoding two-component hybrid sensor and regulator (similar to AA sequence:cyanobase_aa:LBDG_00790): MKQQRTILIVDRSPVNRQTYQQYLSHSMEIDYKVLYAESGSSALKICENFCESSSPHVVLLNPDLFDISGTELLSKLEPYLPIVVIVPSVSIAHQFIQLGAKDYILNDKITPELLDHTLQSSILRYATTEHHLVQQLHQSQIALKQSEDRLRLALEAAQMGAWEWDLVTGALSWSPNYAELVGLDPKDCPTKLEDWEAAIHPRDRNRAQSQLSEALASGSELQNEYRIVKPTGEIRWLSCKGYIERNVQGTPIRMRGVTQDITETKQQEFRRSRLLKQEQAARVEAETANQSKDEFLAVVTHELKTPLNAILGWSKLLRTRNLDPESVDRALETIERNAESQSQLIEDLLDVSRIIRGRLTLKLMSVNLYAVISAAIEGVKPSAESKQLQLDFNAMDLDAAISGDPKRLQQIFLNLLTNAIKFTPEGGKVTVQLTSNDSTAQIKVTDTGIGIREDFLPQVFDRFRQVHSTEEGLGLGLAIVRQLVELHKGSIEVESAGENQGTTFTVSFPLV; the protein is encoded by the coding sequence ATGAAGCAGCAACGTACAATTCTGATTGTCGATCGCTCCCCCGTGAACCGACAAACCTATCAGCAGTATTTATCTCACTCGATGGAGATAGATTACAAAGTGCTGTACGCCGAGTCTGGCAGTTCTGCTCTGAAAATCTGTGAGAATTTCTGCGAAAGTTCCAGTCCCCACGTCGTTTTGCTCAATCCAGATCTTTTCGATATTTCTGGAACCGAATTGCTTTCTAAGCTTGAACCGTACTTGCCGATCGTGGTGATTGTGCCATCCGTGTCGATCGCACATCAATTCATCCAACTCGGTGCGAAAGATTACATCTTGAACGACAAGATCACACCGGAACTTCTAGATCACACTTTACAGAGTTCAATTTTGCGATACGCCACAACAGAGCATCATCTCGTTCAACAATTACATCAAAGCCAAATTGCACTCAAACAGAGCGAAGATCGATTAAGACTCGCCCTCGAAGCGGCTCAGATGGGCGCATGGGAATGGGATTTAGTCACGGGAGCTTTGTCTTGGTCGCCGAACTATGCTGAACTGGTCGGACTCGATCCCAAAGATTGTCCAACCAAGTTAGAAGACTGGGAAGCGGCGATCCATCCTCGCGATCGCAATCGTGCCCAATCTCAACTTTCTGAAGCGTTAGCATCTGGCTCTGAGCTACAGAATGAATATCGCATCGTCAAACCGACCGGAGAAATTCGCTGGCTGAGTTGCAAAGGATATATCGAACGCAACGTGCAAGGAACACCCATCCGAATGCGAGGAGTCACACAAGATATTACAGAAACGAAACAGCAAGAATTTCGTCGATCGAGGTTACTCAAACAAGAACAAGCTGCACGAGTCGAAGCCGAAACTGCCAATCAAAGTAAAGACGAATTTCTCGCGGTCGTGACTCACGAATTGAAAACGCCGCTGAATGCAATTTTAGGCTGGTCGAAACTGCTCCGAACTCGAAATCTCGATCCAGAATCCGTCGATCGAGCTTTAGAAACGATCGAGCGTAATGCCGAATCGCAATCGCAACTGATCGAAGATTTGCTGGATGTCTCTCGAATTATTCGGGGACGATTGACGCTGAAACTCATGTCGGTCAATTTATATGCTGTGATTTCAGCCGCGATCGAAGGTGTAAAACCCTCTGCCGAATCGAAACAGCTTCAACTCGATTTCAATGCGATGGATCTCGATGCCGCTATCTCTGGCGATCCGAAACGGTTACAGCAAATTTTCCTCAATCTATTAACCAATGCCATCAAGTTCACGCCTGAAGGTGGAAAAGTTACCGTGCAACTGACAAGCAACGATTCCACAGCGCAGATTAAAGTCACGGATACCGGAATCGGAATTCGAGAAGATTTTCTGCCGCAGGTCTTCGATCGCTTTCGTCAAGTTCACTCTACAGAAGAAGGATTGGGATTAGGACTCGCGATCGTGCGTCAATTGGTCGAACTACACAAAGGCTCGATCGAGGTCGAAAGTGCAGGCGAAAATCAAGGCACAACGTTTACTGTATCTTTTCCATTGGTTTAA